The window ATTCAACACCGAAGGGATGAGTTGCTaactaaaagaagaaaaagtaatttgggatgaaaaaaaggaagaaaagacaagTGTGGATTGTGTAAACACACACGCGCGCGCTCCTAATCGCTtttgaataaaaaaaaaaaaaaaaaaaaaaaaaagaactaaACAAGTCTGGGAGATGACATAAAAAGTCCAACGCTTTTTGGTGGTGGAAGAATGAATggtattatttttttgctttttttttcaggggCCGAGTATGAGCGTACTGTTTTGATATCGGGTTTCAGCATCCCGTCATTTCAGTCGTAACATCATTCATAAATGGGCGGagagaagataaaagaagGCCGAGGGAAAGATTGTTCCTTGgtgcttttgcttcttcttcttctttttttttttttttactcttccACTGATATATGTGAACAGAAAATGAAAGTACCTGTCTTCGTCAAGGAGTGAAAAAGTTCGTTAAAGTAAAAGCGAATGGACTTTTCCCCCCCCCGTTTCGAGTAGATGGGATAGTAATAAAGCAGTAGTACTCTGATATATGGCGTTGGAGATATCGGGTATATTAAGAAAATAGCAAAAGCTGACGGAAAAACTGAAACGGAAGTGTTTCAAAGTGAGAGACAGATGTTCATGATCGTATACGAAAAAATAATCAAGAAAAGCAAGTACGTTGCTGTCGTCTAAGAAGGCATGCTGTGCAGAGGTGGTGCTGCCAAGCAGATGCAAAAGTCGTATGCAAGATGCGATGTGCAAAATAAGGCCGTTGAAAGTAAATGtcgataataaaaaaaaaaggcattgtaaaaaagcaaaaagggaTATTCTTCATTCGATAAAACTGATAGCGGTGTGGGGAGTCGAAACCGTGCGCCAGGAGATATAAAAATTGGATCGAGAtttgcagaagaagcagaagagattAAAAGGGTGGTGACTGAGATCGCCGGCGAGTCTGGTCGCGGCGGCGAAAGTCTTTGATCCGCTCGTCGATATAAGCAAGACGACTCCGCAGAGACGACCTGGTTGGTGTAGTCTCGGATTCTGCGGGCTGGGGTTGGGGCTGCTGGACAGGCTGGACGGTGGCAAAGGGCCTGCGAATGATGCTGAAGTCGATGGCGGAGATACTGTTGGACCGCCGGCCCGGGAAGGAGAAGCTTGACTTTGCGGCGGAGAACGGAGAGCCAAGTCTGGCGGGCTGATCagcgagaggaggaggagccagAAGGGATGACGGTGCGGCGATGATGGGTTTGTCGCTGCCGGGGCCGAGAGTGGGAggaggcgaggaggaaggTGGAgatgaggccgaggccgcGGCCGCGGGATGAGATGCCTCGAAGAGCTCTTGCAGATTGGCCCGGGGGATGAACAGTGCATCTCGCTGGGTCGCGGTGGTGGAGCTAAACTCGGCAGATGGCGTGGCTTGAGTTGAGGCAGCCCCGTTGTTGGATGGATCAACCCAAAAGTCCGAACCCAGACTGGGACGCTTCCTCCTGGGCTCGACGGCGGCAGAGAGCTGCTTGGATCTGCGCTTttggttgttgctgctgccccggctgttgttgctgtagTCGTTGCTACTGTTGTTGTAGTTGATATTATAGTGgttgctgccattgctgctgccgctgctgctgatgatggccGGCGATCCCAAGCTACGCCTTCGAGTCCCCACAGAATTGCTTAGCCTCTGTGGCTCCAAGCTCATGCCGAAGTTGTCTGCAAGCGAGTTGGAAGAGCTGGGACCGTAGCTCCGAGCCACGAAGGGCGAGCCCAGCCGGGTAATGTCCGCACCGGCAGCTCCCGTGCCTGGCGCAGGGACAGCCGCCTCGATCAAGGCCGGCGGTGCGCAGAGCCCGagaggcggcggcagctgctgATCCTGAGATCCCGTCAGCCGGGCCAGCGGCCCGTGAGGCTGCATCGATTCACACGTGCTGACCGCCAGGGACAGGGCCATGTCGTTGCCAGAGAAGGCCGACTGGGAGCGGGACGGCGGCGCCATGCGGTGGTTCCAAGCGCGATTGGCGGTCCTGCCAAACGGCGTAGGGTTACGGGCCCCCATGTAATGATGATTGCGTGCAGCGCTGGTCGCACTAGCTTTGCAGAGCTCTCTCAGATGGGCGCGAGTAGCCGCGCAGCTGTGCGGCCACTGCAGGTAAGACGTCGCCGGCGCCGTTGCCTCGGTGGGTGTCGCGCTTCCGCTGTgctcggcggcggccttcttcttcacctgcTGCGACTTGGGGCCTTTCCAGCTGCGCTTGGCTTCTCTGGCGACGCGCATGCACACGCCATCGGGAGGGATACCGCTCTTGCTGATGTGAAATGGGGTGACGTGGGGATCCTGTAGGTAGGTCATGTATACGGACCAGAGGTGCTGGGTCATTGATCTGGTCCAGGGCGCCTTGCGCGCACGCCGttttgaggctgctgcaggaGCAGCGCGGATAGGTTTGATGGTCTTGTTCGCGTCTTCAATTGACACGTCGCCATTGAATTGGTCAATGTCGTCGGGATCAATGCTGTACTGGCTGAAGCTGTCCGAATTCAGCGAATACCGGCTGAAGAGCGAGCTGCTCGTCTGCGTCGACTGCGCCGTCGACGGCCGGCTGTCGCATTCTGGGCTCGACTCGAGGCTACTGTAGGCCTGGTCAAGCGACCAGTCAGGAAATCGCTTTGGTGACAGCGATGGAACCGCGTGAGGAGCGGGAGTCTTGGGAAGTGAGGATGGCCTTCCGCGAGGCAGGTCGCCTTCGTCGGAAAATTCAAAGTGGTGAGGGCTGTGTCGAGGGAAATTGGTGCTGAGCGTATCCACCATGTCTTCGTCGACCAAACGAGGCTCTTCAATGCTTGGAATGGGTACGTCTGCTGTCGCGACGGACGCGAGGAATTGCTGAGTGGGAGCCTTGAGATTAGACGAGGGAGCCCGCCGTCTAAGTCGAAATCGCGGTCgcggaggagaagggggCCGAACGTCAGTCGTCGCGAAGGGCTCTGGGGTTTTAGGTCCTCGAGCAGCTTTGCGAGACCCCCGTGCGCGAGGCGCCATGAGCGATTGCAAGGGAGGCATCGTGGGAGCTGACCAGGAGGTATGCGAACGAGTGGTGGTTCTTTGCCAGAACAACAGGAGGTGATTGAAAAGGGAGGCGGCCCAGCGCTAAATGTATGATGTCGCGCGCCCTCCAGCTGAGTCAAAAGCTCTGAAGCGTGATTGTGATGTCTTGGAAAAGGTGGAATGGCGCTTTTCCAAGTTTCTCTTTTACTTTgttttgatctttttttttatgtattctttttttccccttcttctccccttctttctttagttCCCTTGCGCAGCGGGCGTAATCGAGAAGCGCGATTAGACGGGGGTCGGGGTCGGTTGGGCGAAAATAGAGAAGCCAATTGCCACTCTGTCTGCGGCATGCGACTTGATTGCGAAATGCGCCCAAGTGAGGCGGCGCGGGATCCAGCTAGAGAAGGAGCTCGTCGTCCAGCAAGTATCGTAGTCGTACCAGTACGAAACGCCCATTCAATACAAAGGACTCAGTAGGAAGGGCGTGTCGTCGCGActcagctgctgcgcgcGATAGTGGGCGTCGGGTTCCTTTTCTGTGCCGTTGGTTTGTGCGGTGAAGCGAAAGCAAGGGGGGCTTCTACGAGACGAAGCGAAGCACCATGGAAGCTTGCGCGCGATGCTAGGGCGGCGATAGCGACTCGACGATTCGATACATGCGATCGCAATTCCAGTCGACAGAGACTCGGCCTCTCCCCACGGGCGGGATCGCTCGCACAGAACGGCGCAAAGCAAAGTGACTTGGCTGGGATGGAGAAGAATGGGGGAGGGAGAAGCGGGCGACAGGGTGGTGCTGGGTTTGTATGTACGGCAGTGGGGGAGGAGAGCACAGCGCCGTGCAGAGCGCAGTGCAGCGCATCGGCCAGC is drawn from Trichoderma asperellum chromosome 4, complete sequence and contains these coding sequences:
- a CDS encoding uncharacterized protein (EggNog:ENOG41), with amino-acid sequence MPPLQSLMAPRARGSRKAARGPKTPEPFATTDVRPPSPPRPRFRLRRRAPSSNLKAPTQQFLASVATADVPIPSIEEPRLVDEDMVDTLSTNFPRHSPHHFEFSDEGDLPRGRPSSLPKTPAPHAVPSLSPKRFPDWSLDQAYSSLESSPECDSRPSTAQSTQTSSSLFSRYSLNSDSFSQYSIDPDDIDQFNGDVSIEDANKTIKPIRAAPAAASKRRARKAPWTRSMTQHLWSVYMTYLQDPHVTPFHISKSGIPPDGVCMRVAREAKRSWKGPKSQQVKKKAAAEHSGSATPTEATAPATSYLQWPHSCAATRAHLRELCKASATSAARNHHYMGARNPTPFGRTANRAWNHRMAPPSRSQSAFSGNDMALSLAVSTCESMQPHGPLARLTGSQDQQLPPPLGLCAPPALIEAAVPAPGTGAAGADITRLGSPFVARSYGPSSSNSLADNFGMSLEPQRLSNSVGTRRRSLGSPAIISSSGSSNGSNHYNINYNNSSNDYSNNSRGSSNNQKRRSKQLSAAVEPRRKRPSLGSDFWVDPSNNGAASTQATPSAEFSSTTATQRDALFIPRANLQELFEASHPAAAASASSPPSSSPPPTLGPGSDKPIIAAPSSLLAPPPLADQPARLGSPFSAAKSSFSFPGRRSNSISAIDFSIIRRPFATVQPVQQPQPQPAESETTPTRSSLRSRLAYIDERIKDFRRRDQTRRRSQSPPF